A genomic region of Megalobrama amblycephala isolate DHTTF-2021 linkage group LG6, ASM1881202v1, whole genome shotgun sequence contains the following coding sequences:
- the map2 gene encoding microtubule-associated protein 2 isoform X1 has translation MADGRQPEDSGPQWSSPGAQGSSSPGGHGENGFSSSYRACQPGGGHTGSAASYAKENGFNGDLASGHAVTAEQVSARIVQEVTAEAVAVLKGEQELHPDTAVRLPSVEDSANLPPSPPPSPAAEHFGPLDQDVGDEEEAGPLRRFQNSRERCKFLAPSISVSVPEDDPYHSDEEYYEHPLFSPEWTRSGSRPPGQAAAFRQIEEEETIESLSAAEEEEEETSEAAATAAALEEEEDEEQWSGEEPEQESPSELLERAEVIGEAQALLGLQAEAEVHTQAATAADEAPNGRSEEAGGQESPAEAVKMEAERPDSERADPIGMDFTDSAMHLDDELPSYQSLARDADMPESPFARTCPMEDFEMPPSYQGHAKEPTEKPVVQSGAVKQPSTETCDSSNIHEVKPGQIQDKHMEKTATEGDLKDKSGMSAYFETTTIKTDAGGSQGEGYYELSTTSEEQKDSISDLPLPEISYSTLAQTHSLEVQPDLPKRSADTLHTTSPADRRDDCRLSPGKLALEQRSYSLNITIGAVDHSDAQGRPRNFSPLATDIMSHTSGSLDESADYLPVTTPSVENIPQFPPLILETTASITTPSSSPPQATITDVKTIPQTESPESPVQAKCCYKNGTIMAPDLPEMLDLAGARSRLTSDNTEQEIMRRKSVPMDMTSMVSDSFAHLFKGDQGQMTTKREMQLEEQGYCVFSEYSGPMPSPADVHSPMECSPQIFNTVISEEKETGPAAFEKQECLSTEDLKATEVVTPQAEPAKEKSRNEESFENESAPSEKPSTERKQDESDLLKTEPLEEIKSPTLPDNEKGQLDKQAETFITPKVTVTLEEAKPDLDADTKLAAETEAEIADYERQIRKLEMEDRPLSVEEERELQELREKVKNKPDLVHQEAYEEVDAEDVYQLTGAAKDRIARPTRPSPASSVESATDEEKMHVGEAEKPRSPGKKEALKTDPNRLSPVGSFEKYFREERPSEQEVKQKDSVEPLKEKVAEEKPQPSPSKTDEGSVDAVKTQEVEEEVELAKEPEEVMPEPKPTLNVYEKPVVDKTEPVEVLVEKEEVKVVEKEVEDDQVLEGAKAAEDTVEPRADEVLEGAKAAEDTVELRADQVLEGAKAAEDTVELRADQVLEGAKAAEDTVEPQADEFLEGAKAAEDTVEPQADEFLEGAKAAEDTVELRADQVLEGAKAAEDTIEPRAAIESVVTVEDDFITVVQTIDESEVSGHSVRFSAPSEEEHPQLLQEEEEEEESVEMAQEVEMEVPSLEEVVDVPEPVEPSVCPAKEIEVPESEAPTQSYDDYKDETTIDDSILDSSWVDTQDDDKSMATEKIEPLPRVRSPVKKPPAEKPVKQRAKGGRTKGRITTPERKPVRKEPVPIQKDEMKKKKAVIKKAELTKKSDIQTCSPSRKSVLKTTVRHPRPTQHHACVKRKPTVSADGRLPFSVARHSRDRVSTSNPTTLTKIPTSKIRAEALLPARPNSASSSNKRSPLVEADLYEPRPSSAGPQVSLNIYVVKDGGSRSPEKRSSLPRPASILTRRSHMAEHEESSTSITSSGSTAPRRPTSFRTEVKAEHRTGRSHSMTGIESGRSRSARSGTSTPRTPGSTAITPGTPPSYSCRTPGTPRTPGTPKSLSLLSQEKKVAIIRTPPKSPATTPKQLRVINQPLPDLKNVRSKIGSTDNIKYQPKGGQIQILNKKLDFSHVQSKCGSKDNLKHSPRGGNQQRSVIVHIQSKKIDLSHVTSKCGSLDNIRHRPGGGHVRIESVKLDFREKAHAKVGSLDNAHHTPGGGHVQIESHKLLFRDTAKARVDHGAEIVIEALGLSGGTSPHRHSHMSSSGSINMLESPQLATLADDVTAALAKQGL, from the exons TGGAGGACTCTGCAAACCTGCCGCCTTCGCCTCCTCCGTCCCCAGCAGCAGAACATTTTGGGCCTTTGGATCAAG ATGTAGGGGATGAGGAGGAAGCAGGTCCTCTCCGCCGCTTCCAAAATTCTCGCGAGAGGTGCAAGTTCCTCGCCCCCTCCATCTCAGTGTCTGTGCCTGAGGATGACCCCTACCACTCTGACGAGGAATACTATGAGCACCCTTTATTCAGCCCAGAGTGGACGCGCTCTGGCTCTCGCCCCCCAGGGCAGGCCGCCGCGTTTAGACAGATCGAAG AAGAGGAGACCATAGAGAGTCTCTCAGCTgcggaggaggaagaggaggagactTCAGAAGccgcagcaacagcagcagctctagaggaagaggaggatgaggagCAGTGGAGTGGGGAGGAGCCTGAGCAGGAATCCCCATCTGAGCTCCTAGAGCGGGCAGAGGTCATAGGCGAGGCCCAGGCTCTGCTCGGCCTGCAGGCTGAGGCTGAGGTTCACACACAGGCAGCTACTGCTGCTGACGAGGCCCCTAATGGGAGATCTGAGGAGGCAGGGGGGCAAGAAAGCCCTGCAGAAG CTGTGAAGATGGAAGCAGAGCGGCCAGACAGCGAGAGGGCAGATCCCATTGGCATGGACTTCACTGATTCTGCAATGCATCTAGATGATGAACTCCCATCTTACCAGAGCCTTGCCAGAGATGCAGATATGCCAGAAAGCCCCTTTGCTCGAACATGTCCCATGGAAGATTTTGAAATGCCTCCAAGTTACCAGGGTCATGCCAAAGAACCAACTGAAAAGCCTGTTGTACAAAGTGGTGCTGTGAAACAGCCTTCAACCGAAACATGTGATTCCAGCAATATCCATGAGGTCAAACCAGGGCAGATTCAAGACAAACACATGGAAAAAACGGCAACAGAGGGGGACTTAAAGGACAAATCTGGCATGTCTGCTTATTTTGAGACCACTACAATTAAGACGGATGCTGGTGGGTCTCAAGGAGAAGGGTATTATGAGCTGAGTACTACATCAGAAGAACAAAAGGACTCTATTAGTGACCTGCCACTTCCTGAAATCAGCTACAGCACTTTGGCTCAAACACACTCTTTGGAAGTCCAGCCAGATCTTCCAAAAAGGAGCGCAGACACACTACACACCACTTCACCAGCAGACAGAAGAGATGACTGCAGACTGTCTCCTGGAAAACTGGCTCTAGAGCAACGAAGTTACTCTTTGAATATCACCATTGGGGCAGTGGATCATAGCGATGCCCAAGGGCGTCCAAGAAACTTCTCTCCATTGGCCACTGACATCATGTCTCATACTAGTGGGAGCCTTGATGAATCTGCCGATTACCTTCCTGTCACAACTCCCTCAGTGGAGAATATCCCTCAGTTTCCGCCACTGATCTTGGAGACAACTGCCTCTATCACAACTCCATCATCTTCACCTCCCCAAGCAACAATCACTGATGTAAAGACAATTCCACAGACAGAGTCTCCAGAATCACCTGTCCAAGCTAAGTGCTGTTACAAAAACGGCACCATTATGGCCCCAGACCTGCCTGAAATGCTGGACCTGGCAGGTGCTCGATCAAGGTTGACGTCTGACAACACAGAACAAGAGATTATGAGGAGGAAGTCTGTCCCAATGGACATGACTTCAATGGTGAGTGATTCTTTCGCACATTTGTTCAAAGGTGACCAGGGCCAGATGACTACAAAGAGAGAAATGCAGCTGGAGGAGCAAGGATATTGTGTCTTTAGTGAATACTCTGGTCCCATGCCATCCCCTGCAGATGTACACAGTCCAATGGAGTGTTCTCCTCAAATCTTCAACACTGTGATATCAGAGGAGAAGGAAACTGGTCCTGCTGCATTTGAAAAACAGGAGTGTCTATCGACTGAAGATCTGAAAGCAACAGAGGTTGTTACACCACAGGCAGAACCAGCAAAAGAAAAGTCAAGGAATGAAGaatcctttgaaaatgaaaGTGCACCTTCTGAAAAACCTTCTACAGAGCGTAAGCAAGATGAGTCTGATCTTTTGAAGACTGAACCTTTGGAAGAAATCAAGAGTCCAACTTTACCTGATAATGAGAAAGGACAGTTAGACAAACAAGCTGAAACATTTATCACACCGAAGGTGACGGTTACTCTTGAGGAAGCAAAGCCTGATCTTGATGCTGATACTAAACTTGCAGCTGAAACTGAAGCTGAAATAGCTGACTATGAGAGACAAATTCGCAAATTGGAGATGGAGGACCGGCCTCTGAGCGTAGAGGAGGAACGGGAGCTTCAGGAACTCAGGGAGAAGGTAAAGAATAAACCAGACCTTGTGCACCAGGAAGCTTATGAGGAGGTGGATGCTGAGGATGTGTACCAGCTCACTGGAGCTGCAAAGGACAGAATTGCTCGGCCCACCAGACCATCTCCAGCATCTTCGGTAGAAAGTGCCACTGATGAGGAGAAAATGCATGTTGGCGAGGCTGAAAAACCTAGATCACCAGGTAAGAAAGAGGCTCTCAAAACAGATCCTAATAGATTATCTCCAGTTGGGTcttttgagaaatattttaGAGAGGAAAGACCTTCTGAGCAGGAGGTAAAGCAGAAAGACTCAGTGGAGCCCCTCAAAGAGAAAGTTGCAGAAGAGAAACCTCAGCCATCTCCTTCAAAGACAGATGAGGGTTCTGTTGATGCTGTAAAAACACAAGAAGTAGAAGAAGAGGTAGAGCTTGCTAAGGAGCCTGAAGAGGTTATGCCAGAACCAAAGCCAACTCTAAACGTGTATGAAAAGCCAGTGGTAGATAAAACTGAGCCAGTTGAGGTTTTGGTCGAAAAAGAGGAGGTTAAAGTGGTTGAAAAAGAAGTGGAAGATGACCAAGTCTTGGAAGGGGCCAAAGCTGCAGAAGACACTGTTGAGCCTCGAGCTGACGAAGTCTTGGAAGGGGCCAAAGCTGCAGAAGACACTGTTGAGCTTAGAGCTGACCAAGTCTTGGAAGGGGCCAAAGCTGCAGAAGACACTGTTGAGCTTAGAGCTGACCAAGTCTTGGAAGGGGCCAAAGCTGCAGAAGACACTGTTGAGCCTCAGGCTGACGAATTCTTGGAAGGGGCCAAAGCTGCAGAAGACACTGTTGAGCCTCAGGCTGACGAATTCTTGGAAGGGGCCAAAGCTGCAGAAGACACTGTTGAGCTTAGAGCTGACCAAGTCTTGGAAGGGGCCAAAGCTGCAGAAGACACTATTGAGCCTCGAGCTGCAATTGAGTCAGTAGTGACAGTGGAAGATGATTTTATCACGGTGGTACAGACCATCGATGAGAGCGAAGTCTCTGGTCACAGTGTACGTTTCTCAGCTCCGTCTGAAGAGGAACATCCACAGCTCCTccaagaggaggaagaggaggaggagtcTGTGGAAATGGCACAGGAAGTAGAAATGGAGGTTCCCAGTTTGGAGGAAGTTGTAGATGTTCCAGAGCCTGTTGAGCCTTCTGTATGTCCAGCTAAAGAAATAGAAGTGCCAGAAAGTGAGGCCCCAACTCAAAGCTATGACGACTACAAAGATGAAACTACCATTGATGACTCCATCTTAGACAGCTCCTGGGTGGACACTCAAg atgatgataagaGCATGGCTACAGAGAAAATTGAGCCTCTACCCAGAGTGAGGAGCCCTGTCAAGAAACCGCCCGCAGAGAAACCAGTCAAACAGAGGGCTAAAGGTGGCAGGACAAAAGGACGAATCACCACCCCTGAACGTAAACCTGTCCGCAAGGAGCCGGTACCCATCCAGAAGGATgagatgaagaagaaaaaag CTGTGATTAAGAAGGCTGAGCTCACAAAAAAATCTGATATTCAGACGTGCTCTCCTTCCCGGAAGAGTGTTTTAAAGACTACCGTAAGGCACCCTAGACCTACCCAACATCACGCGTGTGTTAAACGGAAACCCACAG TGTCTGCAGATGGTCGACTGCCCTTCAGTGTGGCCAGGCACTCCAGAGATCGGGTGTCT ACCTCCAATCCCACAACACTAACAAAGATCCCTACCTCTAAAATTCGGGCAGAGGCTTTGTTGCCGGCCCGGCCGAACTCCGCCAGCTCCTCCAATAAAAGGAGCCCGTTGGTTGAGGCAGATCTTTATGAGCCCCGTCCTTCTTCAGCGGGCCCACAAGTATCACTAAATATATATGTTGTAAAG GACGGTGGTTCTCGGAGCCCAGAGAAGAGGTCGTCCCTGCCACGGCCAGCATCCATACTAACCCGTCGCTCACACATGGCTGAGCACGAGGAGAGTTCCACTTCCATTACCAGTTCTGGGTCCACAGCACCACGCAGGCCCACAT CATTCCGTACTGAAGTCAAAGCAGAGCACAGGACAGGCAGGTCTCATAGTATGACAG GCATAGAGTCTGGTCGGTCCCGCTCGGCCCGCAGTGGCACCTCCACACCCCGCACCCCCGGGTCCACGGCCATCACCCCTGGAACCCCTCCCAGCTACTCCTGCCGTACTCCGGGAACCCCCCGCACTCCAGGCACCCCTAAATCCCTCAGCCTGCTGTCACAGGAGAAGAAAGTGGCCATCATCCGCACACCTCCAAAATCCCCAGCGACTACACCCAAACAGCTGCGCGTCATTAACCAGCCGCTACCTGACCTCAAGAACGTCAGATCCAAGATCGGTTCCACTGACAACATCAAGTACCAGCCCAAGGGGGGCCAG ATTCAAATTTTAAACAAGAAGCTGGACTTCAGTCACGTACAGTCAAAGTGCGGATCCAAGGATAATCTGAAGCATTCGCCCCGTGGAGGCAAT CAGCAGCGGTCAGTCATT GTTCACATTCAGTCTAAGAAGATTGATCTTAGTCATGTGACCTCCAAGTGTGGATCATTGGACAACATCCGCCACAGGCCAG GAGGTGGTCATGTGCGCATTGAGAGTGTGAAGCTGGACTTCAGAGAAAAAGCCCATGCAAAGGTAGGCTCACTGGACAATGCCCACCATACGCCTGGAGGAGGCCATGTACAG ATTGAAAGCCATAAGCTGTTGTTCCGCGACACAGCCAAAGCACGCGTGGATCACGGGGCAGAGATTGTGATCGAGGCGCTCGGGCTGTCAGGCGGTACCTCCCCTCACCGGCACAGCCACATGTCCTCGTCCGGAAGCATCAACATGCTGGAGTCGCCGCAGCTGGCCACGCTGGCCGACGATGTGACCGCCGCCCTGGCCAAACAAGGCTTGTGA
- the map2 gene encoding microtubule-associated protein 2 isoform X5, whose protein sequence is MADGRQPEDSGPQWSSPGAQGSSSPGGHGENGFSSSYRACQPGGGHTGSAASYAKENGFNGDLASGHAVTAEQVSARIVQEVTAEAVAVLKGEQELHPDTAVRLPSVEDSANLPPSPPPSPAAEHFGPLDQDVGDEEEAGPLRRFQNSRERCKFLAPSISVSVPEDDPYHSDEEYYEHPLFSPEWTRSGSRPPGQAAAFRQIEEEETIESLSAAEEEEEETSEAAATAAALEEEEDEEQWSGEEPEQESPSELLERAEVIGEAQALLGLQAEAEVHTQAATAADEAPNGRSEEAGGQESPAEAVKMEAERPDSERADPIGMDFTDSAMHLDDELPSYQSLARDADMPESPFARTCPMEDFEMPPSYQGHAKEPTEKPVVQSGAVKQPSTETCDSSNIHEVKPGQIQDKHMEKTATEGDLKDKSGMSAYFETTTIKTDAGGSQGEGYYELSTTSEEQKDSISDLPLPEISYSTLAQTHSLEVQPDLPKRSADTLHTTSPADRRDDCRLSPGKLALEQRSYSLNITIGAVDHSDAQGRPRNFSPLATDIMSHTSGSLDESADYLPVTTPSVENIPQFPPLILETTASITTPSSSPPQATITDVKTIPQTESPESPVQAKCCYKNGTIMAPDLPEMLDLAGARSRLTSDNTEQEIMRRKSVPMDMTSMVSDSFAHLFKGDQGQMTTKREMQLEEQGYCVFSEYSGPMPSPADVHSPMECSPQIFNTVISEEKETGPAAFEKQECLSTEDLKATEVVTPQAEPAKEKSRNEESFENESAPSEKPSTERKQDESDLLKTEPLEEIKSPTLPDNEKGQLDKQAETFITPKVTVTLEEAKPDLDADTKLAAETEAEIADYERQIRKLEMEDRPLSVEEERELQELREKVKNKPDLVHQEAYEEVDAEDVYQLTGAAKDRIARPTRPSPASSVESATDEEKMHVGEAEKPRSPGKKEALKTDPNRLSPVGSFEKYFREERPSEQEVKQKDSVEPLKEKVAEEKPQPSPSKTDEGSVDAVKTQEVEEEVELAKEPEEVMPEPKPTLNVYEKPVVDKTEPVEVLVEKEEVKVVEKEVEDDQVLEGAKAAEDTVEPRADEVLEGAKAAEDTVELRADQVLEGAKAAEDTVELRADQVLEGAKAAEDTVEPQADEFLEGAKAAEDTVEPQADEFLEGAKAAEDTVELRADQVLEGAKAAEDTIEPRAAIESVVTVEDDFITVVQTIDESEVSGHSVRFSAPSEEEHPQLLQEEEEEEESVEMAQEVEMEVPSLEEVVDVPEPVEPSVCPAKEIEVPESEAPTQSYDDYKDETTIDDSILDSSWVDTQDDDKSMATEKIEPLPRVRSPVKKPPAEKPVKQRAKGGRTKGRITTPERKPVRKEPVPIQKDEMKKKKAVIKKAELTKKSDIQTCSPSRKSVLKTTVRHPRPTQHHACVKRKPTVSADGRLPFSVARHSRDRVSTSNPTTLTKIPTSKIRAEALLPARPNSASSSNKRSPLVEADLYEPRPSSAGPQVSLNIYVVKDGGSRSPEKRSSLPRPASILTRRSHMAEHEESSTSITSSGSTAPRRPTCIESGRSRSARSGTSTPRTPGSTAITPGTPPSYSCRTPGTPRTPGTPKSLSLLSQEKKVAIIRTPPKSPATTPKQLRVINQPLPDLKNVRSKIGSTDNIKYQPKGGQIQILNKKLDFSHVQSKCGSKDNLKHSPRGGNVHIQSKKIDLSHVTSKCGSLDNIRHRPGGGHVRIESVKLDFREKAHAKVGSLDNAHHTPGGGHVQIESHKLLFRDTAKARVDHGAEIVIEALGLSGGTSPHRHSHMSSSGSINMLESPQLATLADDVTAALAKQGL, encoded by the exons TGGAGGACTCTGCAAACCTGCCGCCTTCGCCTCCTCCGTCCCCAGCAGCAGAACATTTTGGGCCTTTGGATCAAG ATGTAGGGGATGAGGAGGAAGCAGGTCCTCTCCGCCGCTTCCAAAATTCTCGCGAGAGGTGCAAGTTCCTCGCCCCCTCCATCTCAGTGTCTGTGCCTGAGGATGACCCCTACCACTCTGACGAGGAATACTATGAGCACCCTTTATTCAGCCCAGAGTGGACGCGCTCTGGCTCTCGCCCCCCAGGGCAGGCCGCCGCGTTTAGACAGATCGAAG AAGAGGAGACCATAGAGAGTCTCTCAGCTgcggaggaggaagaggaggagactTCAGAAGccgcagcaacagcagcagctctagaggaagaggaggatgaggagCAGTGGAGTGGGGAGGAGCCTGAGCAGGAATCCCCATCTGAGCTCCTAGAGCGGGCAGAGGTCATAGGCGAGGCCCAGGCTCTGCTCGGCCTGCAGGCTGAGGCTGAGGTTCACACACAGGCAGCTACTGCTGCTGACGAGGCCCCTAATGGGAGATCTGAGGAGGCAGGGGGGCAAGAAAGCCCTGCAGAAG CTGTGAAGATGGAAGCAGAGCGGCCAGACAGCGAGAGGGCAGATCCCATTGGCATGGACTTCACTGATTCTGCAATGCATCTAGATGATGAACTCCCATCTTACCAGAGCCTTGCCAGAGATGCAGATATGCCAGAAAGCCCCTTTGCTCGAACATGTCCCATGGAAGATTTTGAAATGCCTCCAAGTTACCAGGGTCATGCCAAAGAACCAACTGAAAAGCCTGTTGTACAAAGTGGTGCTGTGAAACAGCCTTCAACCGAAACATGTGATTCCAGCAATATCCATGAGGTCAAACCAGGGCAGATTCAAGACAAACACATGGAAAAAACGGCAACAGAGGGGGACTTAAAGGACAAATCTGGCATGTCTGCTTATTTTGAGACCACTACAATTAAGACGGATGCTGGTGGGTCTCAAGGAGAAGGGTATTATGAGCTGAGTACTACATCAGAAGAACAAAAGGACTCTATTAGTGACCTGCCACTTCCTGAAATCAGCTACAGCACTTTGGCTCAAACACACTCTTTGGAAGTCCAGCCAGATCTTCCAAAAAGGAGCGCAGACACACTACACACCACTTCACCAGCAGACAGAAGAGATGACTGCAGACTGTCTCCTGGAAAACTGGCTCTAGAGCAACGAAGTTACTCTTTGAATATCACCATTGGGGCAGTGGATCATAGCGATGCCCAAGGGCGTCCAAGAAACTTCTCTCCATTGGCCACTGACATCATGTCTCATACTAGTGGGAGCCTTGATGAATCTGCCGATTACCTTCCTGTCACAACTCCCTCAGTGGAGAATATCCCTCAGTTTCCGCCACTGATCTTGGAGACAACTGCCTCTATCACAACTCCATCATCTTCACCTCCCCAAGCAACAATCACTGATGTAAAGACAATTCCACAGACAGAGTCTCCAGAATCACCTGTCCAAGCTAAGTGCTGTTACAAAAACGGCACCATTATGGCCCCAGACCTGCCTGAAATGCTGGACCTGGCAGGTGCTCGATCAAGGTTGACGTCTGACAACACAGAACAAGAGATTATGAGGAGGAAGTCTGTCCCAATGGACATGACTTCAATGGTGAGTGATTCTTTCGCACATTTGTTCAAAGGTGACCAGGGCCAGATGACTACAAAGAGAGAAATGCAGCTGGAGGAGCAAGGATATTGTGTCTTTAGTGAATACTCTGGTCCCATGCCATCCCCTGCAGATGTACACAGTCCAATGGAGTGTTCTCCTCAAATCTTCAACACTGTGATATCAGAGGAGAAGGAAACTGGTCCTGCTGCATTTGAAAAACAGGAGTGTCTATCGACTGAAGATCTGAAAGCAACAGAGGTTGTTACACCACAGGCAGAACCAGCAAAAGAAAAGTCAAGGAATGAAGaatcctttgaaaatgaaaGTGCACCTTCTGAAAAACCTTCTACAGAGCGTAAGCAAGATGAGTCTGATCTTTTGAAGACTGAACCTTTGGAAGAAATCAAGAGTCCAACTTTACCTGATAATGAGAAAGGACAGTTAGACAAACAAGCTGAAACATTTATCACACCGAAGGTGACGGTTACTCTTGAGGAAGCAAAGCCTGATCTTGATGCTGATACTAAACTTGCAGCTGAAACTGAAGCTGAAATAGCTGACTATGAGAGACAAATTCGCAAATTGGAGATGGAGGACCGGCCTCTGAGCGTAGAGGAGGAACGGGAGCTTCAGGAACTCAGGGAGAAGGTAAAGAATAAACCAGACCTTGTGCACCAGGAAGCTTATGAGGAGGTGGATGCTGAGGATGTGTACCAGCTCACTGGAGCTGCAAAGGACAGAATTGCTCGGCCCACCAGACCATCTCCAGCATCTTCGGTAGAAAGTGCCACTGATGAGGAGAAAATGCATGTTGGCGAGGCTGAAAAACCTAGATCACCAGGTAAGAAAGAGGCTCTCAAAACAGATCCTAATAGATTATCTCCAGTTGGGTcttttgagaaatattttaGAGAGGAAAGACCTTCTGAGCAGGAGGTAAAGCAGAAAGACTCAGTGGAGCCCCTCAAAGAGAAAGTTGCAGAAGAGAAACCTCAGCCATCTCCTTCAAAGACAGATGAGGGTTCTGTTGATGCTGTAAAAACACAAGAAGTAGAAGAAGAGGTAGAGCTTGCTAAGGAGCCTGAAGAGGTTATGCCAGAACCAAAGCCAACTCTAAACGTGTATGAAAAGCCAGTGGTAGATAAAACTGAGCCAGTTGAGGTTTTGGTCGAAAAAGAGGAGGTTAAAGTGGTTGAAAAAGAAGTGGAAGATGACCAAGTCTTGGAAGGGGCCAAAGCTGCAGAAGACACTGTTGAGCCTCGAGCTGACGAAGTCTTGGAAGGGGCCAAAGCTGCAGAAGACACTGTTGAGCTTAGAGCTGACCAAGTCTTGGAAGGGGCCAAAGCTGCAGAAGACACTGTTGAGCTTAGAGCTGACCAAGTCTTGGAAGGGGCCAAAGCTGCAGAAGACACTGTTGAGCCTCAGGCTGACGAATTCTTGGAAGGGGCCAAAGCTGCAGAAGACACTGTTGAGCCTCAGGCTGACGAATTCTTGGAAGGGGCCAAAGCTGCAGAAGACACTGTTGAGCTTAGAGCTGACCAAGTCTTGGAAGGGGCCAAAGCTGCAGAAGACACTATTGAGCCTCGAGCTGCAATTGAGTCAGTAGTGACAGTGGAAGATGATTTTATCACGGTGGTACAGACCATCGATGAGAGCGAAGTCTCTGGTCACAGTGTACGTTTCTCAGCTCCGTCTGAAGAGGAACATCCACAGCTCCTccaagaggaggaagaggaggaggagtcTGTGGAAATGGCACAGGAAGTAGAAATGGAGGTTCCCAGTTTGGAGGAAGTTGTAGATGTTCCAGAGCCTGTTGAGCCTTCTGTATGTCCAGCTAAAGAAATAGAAGTGCCAGAAAGTGAGGCCCCAACTCAAAGCTATGACGACTACAAAGATGAAACTACCATTGATGACTCCATCTTAGACAGCTCCTGGGTGGACACTCAAg atgatgataagaGCATGGCTACAGAGAAAATTGAGCCTCTACCCAGAGTGAGGAGCCCTGTCAAGAAACCGCCCGCAGAGAAACCAGTCAAACAGAGGGCTAAAGGTGGCAGGACAAAAGGACGAATCACCACCCCTGAACGTAAACCTGTCCGCAAGGAGCCGGTACCCATCCAGAAGGATgagatgaagaagaaaaaag CTGTGATTAAGAAGGCTGAGCTCACAAAAAAATCTGATATTCAGACGTGCTCTCCTTCCCGGAAGAGTGTTTTAAAGACTACCGTAAGGCACCCTAGACCTACCCAACATCACGCGTGTGTTAAACGGAAACCCACAG TGTCTGCAGATGGTCGACTGCCCTTCAGTGTGGCCAGGCACTCCAGAGATCGGGTGTCT ACCTCCAATCCCACAACACTAACAAAGATCCCTACCTCTAAAATTCGGGCAGAGGCTTTGTTGCCGGCCCGGCCGAACTCCGCCAGCTCCTCCAATAAAAGGAGCCCGTTGGTTGAGGCAGATCTTTATGAGCCCCGTCCTTCTTCAGCGGGCCCACAAGTATCACTAAATATATATGTTGTAAAG GACGGTGGTTCTCGGAGCCCAGAGAAGAGGTCGTCCCTGCCACGGCCAGCATCCATACTAACCCGTCGCTCACACATGGCTGAGCACGAGGAGAGTTCCACTTCCATTACCAGTTCTGGGTCCACAGCACCACGCAGGCCCACAT GCATAGAGTCTGGTCGGTCCCGCTCGGCCCGCAGTGGCACCTCCACACCCCGCACCCCCGGGTCCACGGCCATCACCCCTGGAACCCCTCCCAGCTACTCCTGCCGTACTCCGGGAACCCCCCGCACTCCAGGCACCCCTAAATCCCTCAGCCTGCTGTCACAGGAGAAGAAAGTGGCCATCATCCGCACACCTCCAAAATCCCCAGCGACTACACCCAAACAGCTGCGCGTCATTAACCAGCCGCTACCTGACCTCAAGAACGTCAGATCCAAGATCGGTTCCACTGACAACATCAAGTACCAGCCCAAGGGGGGCCAG ATTCAAATTTTAAACAAGAAGCTGGACTTCAGTCACGTACAGTCAAAGTGCGGATCCAAGGATAATCTGAAGCATTCGCCCCGTGGAGGCAAT GTTCACATTCAGTCTAAGAAGATTGATCTTAGTCATGTGACCTCCAAGTGTGGATCATTGGACAACATCCGCCACAGGCCAG GAGGTGGTCATGTGCGCATTGAGAGTGTGAAGCTGGACTTCAGAGAAAAAGCCCATGCAAAGGTAGGCTCACTGGACAATGCCCACCATACGCCTGGAGGAGGCCATGTACAG ATTGAAAGCCATAAGCTGTTGTTCCGCGACACAGCCAAAGCACGCGTGGATCACGGGGCAGAGATTGTGATCGAGGCGCTCGGGCTGTCAGGCGGTACCTCCCCTCACCGGCACAGCCACATGTCCTCGTCCGGAAGCATCAACATGCTGGAGTCGCCGCAGCTGGCCACGCTGGCCGACGATGTGACCGCCGCCCTGGCCAAACAAGGCTTGTGA